The Desulfofalx alkaliphila DSM 12257 genome includes a window with the following:
- a CDS encoding IS3 family transposase — protein MIINKKKVYRLCKELDILEPQRQKTIKYPRRIAINREVTDPNQLWEMDIKYGYIAGENRFFYLLGVLDIFDRTLIDYHIGLNCEGKHAAKLIQRCLWRRSF, from the coding sequence TTGATAATCAATAAGAAGAAAGTGTATCGCCTATGTAAGGAGTTAGATATTCTAGAACCCCAAAGACAAAAAACAATAAAATACCCTCGCAGAATTGCGATAAATAGAGAAGTAACAGATCCAAACCAGCTATGGGAAATGGATATAAAGTACGGCTATATAGCTGGGGAGAATCGCTTCTTTTATCTCTTAGGTGTCTTAGATATTTTTGATAGAACGCTTATAGATTATCACATAGGTCTTAACTGTGAAGGTAAACATGCTGCAAAGTTAATCCAAAGATGCCTTTGGAGAAGAAGCTTCTAG
- a CDS encoding integrase core domain-containing protein produces the protein MVQCYSNIFEEACHSYGLEHERIPPKNPNKNANISLFMPYLVRERLTRYEFNNYQEAYQVVAEFIQFYNKRRIHGSLKNLPPEVYSQQVVNGKISGIVVRA, from the coding sequence ATGGTCCAATGTTATAGTAATATCTTTGAAGAGGCTTGTCATTCCTATGGCCTTGAACATGAGCGTATTCCGCCCAAGAACCCTAATAAAAATGCCAATATAAGTCTTTTCATGCCATATTTAGTAAGAGAACGTTTAACAAGGTATGAATTTAACAACTATCAAGAAGCGTATCAGGTTGTCGCTGAATTTATCCAGTTTTATAACAAAAGGCGCATTCATGGCAGCCTTAAAAACCTACCACCAGAGGTTTATAGCCAGCAAGTTGTTAATGGAAAAATATCAGGCATAGTAGTTAGAGCGTAA